The Deinococcus wulumuqiensis R12 genome has a window encoding:
- a CDS encoding amino acid ABC transporter permease → MTSSAPTPGKTPQGAGTLALWILGAAAAFAALFFLITLVLRQMPEPVGQYADLFVEGAQMTLKLTLVSGLIGLLVGMLAGIMKTSPSALLRVPASFFIWLIRGTPLLVQILFVYNALPPLLAAIGIKLELNEFWSAVIALALNVGAYNAEVIRAGILAVPRGQTEAARSLGLSAGQTMNTVILPQALRIVVPPLVNNLVALLKDSSLASTIALLELTLSGQRVSSESFQPIPVLTTVAAVYLALTTVLTLFTDQLEKRVKIASR, encoded by the coding sequence ATGACTTCTTCCGCTCCGACGCCCGGCAAGACGCCGCAGGGGGCCGGCACCCTCGCGCTCTGGATTCTGGGCGCCGCCGCCGCCTTCGCCGCACTGTTTTTCCTGATTACCCTGGTGCTGCGCCAGATGCCCGAGCCGGTGGGCCAGTACGCCGACCTGTTCGTGGAAGGGGCGCAGATGACCCTCAAGCTCACGCTGGTCAGCGGACTTATCGGCCTGCTGGTGGGCATGCTGGCGGGCATCATGAAGACCAGCCCGAGTGCGCTGCTGCGGGTGCCCGCGAGCTTTTTCATCTGGCTGATTCGCGGCACGCCGCTGCTGGTGCAGATTCTGTTCGTGTACAACGCGCTGCCGCCGCTGCTGGCCGCTATCGGCATCAAGCTCGAACTCAACGAGTTCTGGTCGGCGGTGATTGCGCTGGCGCTCAACGTGGGCGCCTACAACGCCGAAGTGATTCGCGCCGGGATTCTGGCGGTGCCCAGGGGCCAGACTGAGGCCGCCCGCAGCCTGGGCCTGAGCGCCGGGCAGACCATGAACACGGTGATTTTGCCGCAGGCGCTGCGCATCGTGGTGCCGCCGCTGGTCAACAACCTCGTGGCGCTGCTCAAGGATTCCTCGCTGGCGTCCACCATCGCCCTGCTCGAACTCACCCTGTCGGGCCAGCGCGTGAGCAGCGAGAGCTTCCAGCCTATTCCGGTGCTGACCACTGTGGCCGCCGTGTATCTGGCGCTGACCACCGTGCTGACCCTGTTTACCGACCAGCTGGAAAAGCGGGTGAAAATCGCCAGCCGCTGA
- a CDS encoding ABC transporter substrate-binding protein, with protein sequence MKKVLLALTALTLLATGAEARTWAEIKKSGTVKVATEGAFPPFNLMKGKTPTGFEVELAEALGKQLGLKVQWTVLPFDSLLIGLNQDRYDFVIASHGITPERQKAVDFSSPHYCTGGAIVTRPGGPLTAKALAGKSVAVQVGTTYLENVRKVPGVRDVKTFPKDTDAQAALMAGRVDAWVGDKFTGLDLVKAQKGKVVQGELLFREKIGMAVKKGNATLLGELNAALSKAQANGTYAKLSKQYFGQDVRCR encoded by the coding sequence ATGAAGAAGGTTCTGCTTGCCCTGACTGCCCTCACCCTGCTCGCCACCGGCGCCGAAGCCCGCACCTGGGCCGAAATCAAGAAATCCGGGACCGTCAAGGTCGCCACCGAGGGCGCCTTTCCGCCCTTTAACCTGATGAAGGGCAAGACCCCCACCGGCTTCGAGGTCGAACTGGCCGAAGCCCTCGGCAAGCAACTGGGCCTGAAGGTGCAGTGGACCGTGCTGCCCTTCGACAGCCTGCTCATCGGGCTGAATCAGGACCGCTACGATTTCGTGATCGCCTCGCACGGCATCACCCCCGAGCGGCAAAAGGCGGTGGACTTTTCCAGTCCCCACTACTGCACCGGCGGCGCCATCGTGACCCGGCCCGGTGGCCCCCTGACCGCCAAAGCTCTGGCAGGCAAGTCGGTCGCGGTGCAGGTCGGCACCACCTACCTGGAAAATGTCCGCAAGGTGCCGGGCGTGCGTGACGTCAAGACCTTTCCGAAAGACACCGACGCCCAGGCCGCGCTGATGGCGGGCCGGGTGGACGCCTGGGTGGGCGACAAATTCACGGGCCTGGACCTCGTCAAGGCGCAGAAAGGCAAGGTCGTGCAGGGTGAGCTGCTGTTCCGGGAAAAAATCGGCATGGCGGTCAAGAAGGGCAATGCGACGCTGCTTGGGGAACTCAACGCCGCGCTGTCGAAGGCGCAGGCCAACGGCACCTACGCCAAGCTGAGCAAGCAGTACTTCGGTCAGGACGTGCGCTGCCGCTGA